TGTCTGGGTGGCCGCGGGCGCGGGCATGCGGGCGCGTCACGTTGCGCTGCGCCGGCCGGTGCGCCGCGCCACAGCTGCGCTGCTGATGGCAACCGGCGTCGCCCGGCTGCGCTGAGGTAGGTGATGAACGGCGGATCGGCGGCGGATCAGCGGCCCAGGCTGCCCGCGGTGCGCAGCCCGGTCTCGGCTGGACGCAACGGCTGCGCCTTGCGCACGGGCTTCCTGCGTCGCCCCAGCCACAGCACGAGGCCCGTCACCATGAACGCCAGCGGCGTGAAACCGGAGACGGTGATGACGATACGGCCCGCCAGGCCGAACGCCTCGCCCGTGTGCAGCGGGAACTGCCAGTTCAGGAAGGTGTCGCCGGCCGGGGCCGTGAGCGGGTCGCGGATGCGCAGCAGGTGTCCCGTGTAGGCGTCCACCGTAATGCGGGTACTGCCGTCGCCCTTGCGTACTTCGCCGGGCTGGCGCATGCGGATCTCATATGGCGTCTTCTTGTCCGCGGGCAGCGTGATGCGGCCGATGCGGCCGGCTGGATTGAACGCCTGCGCCGCTGCAATGGCGTCCGCCGGGCCGATCGGCGTGCCGCGCGCGCCGCGGGCCGGCGCGTTGTGCAGCTTGTCCGTCGGCGTCAGCGTGGCCACGCTGGCCACGGCCGGCCTGACCCATTCCGGCAGGTTGAAATACATGCCGGAAAAGCCCAGCATCAGCAGCACGGGCGCCGCGACCATGCCGGCGCTGCGATGGAAGCTGTACTGGAACTTCATGCTTTTCCAGTGGCCGTGGATGCGGAACGACTTGATCAGCGCGCTCAGCGTCGCCTTCGGCCACCACAGTGCGATGCCGATGGCGCCGATCAGGAACAGCGCCAGGCCGGCCAGGCCCATGACGACCTTGCCCACTTCGCCCGCGAACACGTAGCGGTGCAGGTGGAACAGCGTCGACGTGAACAGCGGTCGCGACAGGCCGAACTCGCCCCAGTTGCGCTCGCCCAACACCACCAGCGTGACGGGATCGACCATCACCTGGCGCAGCAGTGGCAGCGCCAGCATGGAGCGTTCGGCCTTGGGGGCGCGATAGGTCGCCACCACCACGCCGTCCGGCGCGCGCGGCAAGGTCAGGCCGTTGGGGCGACCGTAGCGGGAATCGGCACTGAGCCGGGCAACGACGCGTTCGGCCGTGATGCCGGGCGGCGCGACGGGGCCGGCGCGCCCCTCCACCAGGAACAGCGACGGGTTGAGCGCCTCGTCCAGCTCTTCGATCCAGACCAGGCCCACACCCGTGAGGCCGGCCAGCACCAGCAGCACGCCGAAGGCGAGCGACAGATACAGGTGGATGCTGCGCAGCAGCTTGCGCGTAAAACCGGTGACCATGCGGCGGTGACCCTGTCGAGGAAATAAGCGGAGATTCTACATCATTGCAAACGCAAATGATAATAGTTATCATTCGTGGCTATTTTATTGCAACCTGATGGAGACTCCGATGACCCAACCCCTGCCCCTCGTCCGCGCCGTTGGCGCCGCCTGCCTGTTGATGGCGCAAGGCGCCGCGCTGGCCCAGGCCACCACCGACGACGGCGGAGAGATGAACGAGGTCATCGTCACGGCCACCCGCACCGCCAAGGCCGTGGACAAGATCCCCGGCGCCGTGTCGGTCATCGGCCAGCGCGAGCTCGAGGCGCAATACCTCGTCGCCGACGATCCCTCCGCCGCGCTGGCCACCTACATTCCCGGCTATGCGCCCAGCCGGCAGAAGATGTCGTCCGCCGGCGAGTCGATGCGGGGCCGCACCACGTTGATCCTGCTGGACGGCGTGCCGCAGTCCAATCCCCTGCGCGCCGGCATGCGCGAGGGCTATTTCGCCGACACGGCCATCATCGAGCGCATCGAGGTCATCAACGGCGCCTCGGCGATCCAGGGCATGGGCGCCACGGGCGGCATCGTCAACTACATCACCAAGACGCCGAAGGCGCCCGGCACCACCGTTACCGTCAACGCCCGCGTGGCATCGCAGTTCCGCCACGATAACGTGGACTGGAAGACGGGCCTGACCGTCACCCATCAATCGGGCGACTTCGACCTGCTGGCCTACGGCAGCGTGCAGCAGCGCGGCATGGGCTACGACGGCAACGGCCGCCTGCTGGGCATCGACGTGGTCCAGGGCGACACCATGGACGCCGACGGCGGCGACGTGTTCGTCAAGCTGGGGCGCAACTTTGGCGACCAGCGCCTGCAACTGACGGTGAACCGCTTCAAGTTCGAAGGCGACGGCGACTAC
This is a stretch of genomic DNA from Pseudoduganella chitinolytica. It encodes these proteins:
- a CDS encoding PepSY-associated TM helix domain-containing protein; the protein is MVTGFTRKLLRSIHLYLSLAFGVLLVLAGLTGVGLVWIEELDEALNPSLFLVEGRAGPVAPPGITAERVVARLSADSRYGRPNGLTLPRAPDGVVVATYRAPKAERSMLALPLLRQVMVDPVTLVVLGERNWGEFGLSRPLFTSTLFHLHRYVFAGEVGKVVMGLAGLALFLIGAIGIALWWPKATLSALIKSFRIHGHWKSMKFQYSFHRSAGMVAAPVLLMLGFSGMYFNLPEWVRPAVASVATLTPTDKLHNAPARGARGTPIGPADAIAAAQAFNPAGRIGRITLPADKKTPYEIRMRQPGEVRKGDGSTRITVDAYTGHLLRIRDPLTAPAGDTFLNWQFPLHTGEAFGLAGRIVITVSGFTPLAFMVTGLVLWLGRRRKPVRKAQPLRPAETGLRTAGSLGR